Part of the Pseudomonas lijiangensis genome is shown below.
GCATTGTGGTGCTGTTCGGACTGATGATCGGCATCGCCAATGGCTACATGACGGCTTACCTGCGCATCCCGTCATTCATCGTCGGGCTGGGCGGCATGCTGGCGTTTCGCGGCATCCTGCTGGGGATTACAGGTGGCACCACCATCGCCCCGGTTTCGCCGGAACTCGTCTACGTGGGGCAGGGCTATCTGCCGCATGCGGTGGGCACGGGCCTTGGGATTGTGCTGTTTGCACTGACGCTGTTCCTGACCTGGAAACAGCGCCGCAATCGCGCCTTCCACGGGCTGGCGGCGCACTCACTGGTGCGTGACATCCTGCGCGTGGTGCTGATCGGCGCGGTACTGGCCGGATTCGTCCACACCCTCAACAGCTATGACGGCATTCCCGTACCGGTGCTGCTGTTACTGATTCTGCTGGGGGTGTTCAGCTACGTGACCAGCCAGACCGTCTTCGGACGTCGCGTCTATTCCGTGGGCAGCAATATGGAAGCCACGCGCCTTTCCGGCATCAATGTGCAAGCCGTAAAGCTGTGGATCTTCGGCATCATGGGCGTGATGTGCGCGCTCGCCGGCATGGTCAACACCGCACGCCTGGCCGCCGGCTCACCCTCGGCTGGCAGCATGGGCGAACTCGATGCGATAGCCGCCTGCTTCATCGGCGGCACCTCCATGCGTGGCGGCTCCGGCACTGTTTATGGCGCATTGCTCGGGGCACTGGTCATCACCAGCCTGGACAACGGCATGTCCATGCTCGACGTGGACAGCTACTGGCAGATGATCGTCAAGGGCAGCATTCTGGTGCTGGCCGTTTGGGTCGATGTGAGCACCCGGACCGGGCGGCGTTGATGGGCGAAGACTTGCAGGCATGCGGGAAGCAATGGCAGTGTGTCATTAGCTCACTCATCAGCCGGGAATATCATGGACACTGACAGCAGCGATTATGTGACAGACCTGCAGGCGCTGGAAAAGCTCTACGGCCCCATCGCCCGCCCGTCCATCCTCAAGGAAGTCGATCATATTCACGCTGCCTACAGGCCTTTTATCGAGTCGGCTTCCTTTGTCATCCTGGCCTCTTCAGGCCCTGGCGGGCTGGATGCGTCTCCTCGTGGCGATCAGGCTGGGTTTGTCCATATCGAAGACAGCAAGACGCTTTATCTGCCGGATCGCCGGGGTAACAATCGGGTCGATACGCTGCGCAATATAGTCGAGGATCCTCGCGTTGCTCTCTTGTTTCTGGTGCCGGGAGTTGGCGAAACCCTGCGGGTCAACGGAACGGCAAAAATATCGATCCATCCGCCATTGCTGCAGCGTTTTGCCGTAAACGGCCAACTGCCGAAATCCGTCCTGCAGATCACGGTGACCAGCGTGTATTTCCAGTGCAGCAGAGCGGTTATCAGGTCCGGCCTGTGGGATGCGACACGCCACATCGAGCGCCATAGGCTGCCGACAGCAGGGCAAATCCTGAAGGCCGTTTCTGCCGATGAGATCGATGGTGATGCCTACGATAAAGCCTTGCCGGGGCGTATTGCGGATACGTTGTACTGATCGTGCTCAATAGCGCCTTGCCCCACGCTGGCGGCAAGGCGATCAAACTTCCTCAGTTCGCCTTCACGCTATACGACGGTCCCCACACCGACTGGCCGCTGGTTTCACGCGCCTTGATAGTGATCGGACGATAGGTCAGCCCTTTGAGGACTTCAGCCATTTTCGGCAAACCCCAGTCCGCCGGGTTCTGGCTTTTTCGGACTTCCTCGACTTCACCCAGCAGTTGCACCAGGGTCACTTGCTTCAGCTCACAGCGCATCTGTTCCTGATCGGCCTGCTTGCAACTGTTTTCCCGAAGTTCGGCGGCAGGTGGTTCGGCAAAGAAACCATCGATCAGTATCACTTCACCCGAGGCAATATCGAAGCTCGCGAACTCCTTGTTGATCGTGGCCGTCACGCTGCGGGCTTCAATGGTTCGCTGCTTTATGCTTTCCGTCCAGCCTGCTGGCGAGGTCTCTCGTTTGACGTCGTAGGAGCTCTTCCCCCAGCTTGTGCATTCGTTATTGACCACGCGCACGGAGGTGCAGTAATCCTCCTGCACGGTTTCGTTGCGGTAGCTGGCGTCTTCCCACTTCTTGCCCCGCTCGAACTCATCGAATGTTATCGACTTGAGCATGGCGTAACCCAGCGACGAAGGCTGAATGTTGCGTCCGCCAGGGGCCTCGAATGCGGCTGTGCGGGGCAGGTTGTAGCTCACGCCACTGATGCTGTAATGGCCGGGGTCGACCAGATAGATCTTGTAGAGCGTCCTGCCGAACACCAACTGGAAGTAGGAATTTTCCCCGTTGTTTTCATCGGTTTTGTTACTGGTGTCGTAACCGACCTTGATCCTGGAGGACGGGCGAGAGGTGTTGGTCCATTCGGTGACCCCCGAGCGCAGTCGCAAGAATTTGGCGATGTCATCGTTGTTCCCGAAGTCTGTCTTGAGGCTGTCCAGGCTGGCACTCGGCACGACCAGAATGGCTTTGCCTGAGGTCTTGAACCGGGCAAACATCTCGTCATGAGCCTTGCGTGCTTCCAGCATCGAGGTCGGCTGCGAAACCGGCTGGGCCGACATGGCGTTGAACCCTTGAGCGGGCGGCGCTATCGGTACGCAACCGCTCAGTGCCAGGCTGCCCAGCGTCAGCGTGAACAGCGCGCTAACGTAGCCTTTCATGATCCGCAGCGCCCGGCCGCTTTCAGCAATGCGTTGCAGTTGGCGGGGGCCGCAGTGTCAGACGGAGTCTGTTTGCCGGAACCTTCCACCGGGCCCGAGCAAAGCGTGTCGGAATCCAGAGCCACGAGAGTGGTGTAGTAGCAGTTATAAACACCTTTGCTGCTTTGTGCCTTGAACTTCACGGAGTCCAGTTCGCCGCGCTTGTCGAAAATCCTGACTTTCTCCGGCGTGGTATTGAGTGTTACGGCTGCCTTTTCCTGCAAGCTGGTGTCACTGACGGTCTTGGATGCCACGATCCCGCAACCCTGAAGCAACGATACAGCCGCGCCGGCCATGAGTAGTTGAATAACAGTTTTATTCAGGGTCATTTTTCGTATCCACATGATGTACAGGGAGGTAGTGCAGGGCCTGATAAGCGGCAACACTGTTCAACAAGACATTCTCCACGGGGGCTCGATAAAACCTATAGCTCAGGCAGTCTATTGAAACCCCTTCAGGGGTGTGATAGCGCGGCCTGTGTTTGTGTTATGGGCCAAACATTTGAAATCCCCGCCATTACTCGACAGAATCGCGCCCCGACCGGCCAGAGGTGCCGCTCGTTCGTGGGTGAGGGTCAGCAGTTGAACGAACAGACATTGTCCATGCGCCTGGAGCGTGTAGCGGCCCATGTGCCAGCGGGTGCGCGCCTGGCCGACATCGGCTCGGATCACGCTTACCTGCCTGTGGCCCTGATGCGCCGTGGCGTTATCGCGTCAGCGGTGGCGGGGGAGGTGGCGTTGACGCCGTTCCATGCGGCGCAACGTACCGTGCGCGAAAACGACCTGGAGCAATCGATTACCGTGCGCCAGGCCAATGGTCTGGCAGCGATCAGGCCGCAAGACGGAATCACCGCGATCAGCCTGTGCGGCATGGGCGGCGAGACGATTCGCGACATCCTCGACAGCGGCAAAGCGCACCTCAACGGCGAAGAACGCCTGATCCTGCAACCCAATGGCGGCGAGCAACCGCTGCGGCAATGGCTGATGGAAAACGACTACCGCATCCTCTCCGAAGAAGTGCTGCGGGAAAACCGCTTTGACTACGAAATCATCATCGCCGACCGCTCCGGGCCGGTGATCTATTCAGCCCGGGAACTGTTTTTCGGCCCCCTGCAGATGCAGGCCCGCAGTCCGGCTTTCCTGCTCAAATGGCAGCGCTTGTTACTCAAGAAACAGAAAACCTTGAGCAACTTTGGCCGTGCGCGGCAGGCGGTGCCGGAAGAGAAGATGCAGGAAATTAACCGGCAGATTGGCTGGATTACCGAGTTGTTGGGGGTTTAGGTTTTTGTAGCCTGTGCATCAAGTGCTGCTATCTGCTCAACGCAAATGTTGCTCAATCCACTGGCCGACCGTGAGGGTATCGATCTGCCGGTTGGCGTTATAGCTATGCGCCTTGGGCCAGGCGACGCCTTTGCCTTGCGCGAACACCGCCCGGTACTTGCGCAGCGAGTCGTCGGGTGCGGCTGCCAGATCGGCCATGAGCGCAGGCACCGTCCACTCCACACGTTCAACCGTGCGATTGAGCAACTGATCAACCGTGTCCGCCAGTTGCCGGTAAGTGAGGGTGTCGCCCGCAGTGAAAACCACTTCATTGGCCAGCGCTGGCTCGAAGAGGATGGACGCGGTCAGGCGACCGATATCCTCCGGCGTGGTGACCGTCACGGCCGTATCCCAGCTCCCCAGGGCGCGCACGATGTTCTGGTCGAGGTCGACCACGCCGAACGCCGGTTCAAACAGAAAACTGGTGAACATGCCCGTGGAGATGATCAGCCATTGCACTCGCGACTGGCCGCGCAGCAGCTGGCGCACATCCAGTTGCTCGTCAAACAGGGTTTGAGGGCTGCCATAACCGATCACGTCGTAATCCACGCCGAATTGCCACGGCACATAACGCTTCACGTCGGACTGTAACACAGCGCGGGTCAGCTTGAGTTGTGTCCCGGCACCGCCCGCGAAGCCAAGGCAACTGACCACGGTGTCGAAACCGCTGAACAGCGCGGCGAGGCTTTCCTCTGAGTCGTTTGCCGCATCGGCAGACACCACCTCGATGCCCAGGGCTTTCAGTGCTTCGAGTGTCTGGCGCTTGGGTTCAGACGTAGCGTCGAGCGCGGAGGGTCGCAGCATGACAGTGACACGCGCAGCCGGACGCGCTGCCAGCTCGCGAAGCACCGCCATCCCCAGTTCGCCCGCGCCCAGGACCAGAATAGTGTCGGTTGTTGCAGAGTCGTGTGAGTGCATCAGGAATTCCCGGTGAATGATCAGCGATGTTTTATCCTGTCATCCTTGGCGAACATTCAGAAGAAGGCACACGAGTGATACCGCATGAACGCAATGAGTGAAGATGAGGTCATCCGCCTGTCCCAAGCCACCTGCGATGCGCTCAGCGCCGAGGACGACGGACTCAAACGCGAAGTCCTGACCCATGCAGGCAATCGCTGGTCGCTGGGGATCGTTCATACACTGGGCGTGGAAGGCAAACTGCGCCACGCAGAAATCGGCCGCCGCCTGCAAGGCATCACCCAACGCATGCTGACCCGCAGCCTGCGACAACTCGAACGAGACGGCTTGATCTCGCGTTGCGATCATGGAGAAGTGCCGCCGCGGGTTGATTATGAGCTGACCCCGCTGGGGCGGAGTTTTCTGGTGCATATGGTGCCGTTGTGGATGTGGTTGTTGGAGAATGCGGAGGGGTTTAGGGCGGCTCGGGGTAGGTTTGATGGGGGTAGGGGGGGTAATGGTTTGTTTGTAGGGGAGGTGGTTGGTCAGACCGCTACAGGGATTGCTTTTGGCTAGGAGCGTACAGCAGTCCCTGCTGGTTGGCATAGCGGGTGACGTCGGCGCAGCCTCTGGGTGCTATCTGGCTGTGCGCCGTCGTGCCTGTGGCTGCTTGTTGAGAATGTTGAAGATTTCGCAGGGGGAGCGCTGTGGCCGTAGAGTGGATGGCTCCTCTCCACAGCAACACGTGACGCGCCGATAACCTCCCATTAGTTGGTGGCCTGGCACGTTTTTTTAAGGTACTTTGTGCTGGCATGAAGCCATATTTACAGCAGGACGCTCCTCCACGGCTAGGGCCAATATCTCCTTGTCGGTACCGTTCCTGCGCATTCATTTTGTGACAGGAACGACCATGTCAGGCGGCGAAACCGAAAAAATTGCGAGGCTCGCGGAGCTCGTTTCCAACGATATTTTCAACTTTTTCCGTTGGAAAAAAGAGGGGCCTGCCAACCTCAACTTCGCATGCGTGAAGAAGGAAACACACGCGCCCTTGAAGAAGTCTGAGCACACGCATCCGACTGACGTAGTGTTCAAATACGCAGATCCTTACCTGAACAAAGCCATCTACCTTCATACCGATTTGAAGAGCTATGCGGTTGGCTCCATCACGCTGGATTCGATCAAGAAAGCCTTGAAGTCCCTGGGCAAGACCATCGACTGTGCTCGTGCATCGCCGGAATGGCAGACGCGCTACCACCTGGCCAAGCGTGAGAAGTATGAAATTCGTGGGATGCTGTTCGTCTATAACCACGATGACGAGTACGACAAGAATTTCTACGACCACTTCAAGGACTACAAGGGTGAGAATCTGCACATCAAGGATTCTCAGCAGATTCATATTGTCGAGCCTTCACTGATCAATTACCTGAAGACGCTGCAGGTCGATGTGAACATACTCAGGGCGGAAGGGAAATTCCCTAGGGACAACTACACCTTCTATTACCCTGACCTCGTTTTGCACAAGGCCAGTGGCGAGTACTGGGAGCGTGCGGCCACCGCTGAGCTCATCGCTTCGCCGTACATGATCATCCACCACAAGGAGGTGATCTCGTACTGCGAAAAGGCCATGAAGCCGACAGAAACGTATAGTGAAGGCTACCTAATCTACTATCGCCGCGATGGTAGCAGTGAGATCGAATTCCGGTACCTCTTTGACGCCCTGTCCAGGTTCCAGATCCTCAACGCCAACAAAGACTTGAAGATCCGGATCAGGGTTGCCAATCGCTACCATCACAGCAGCATCCTCAGCAATTTCAATGCTGCCATCAACAGCTATGTGGCTGAGTGGGGCGAAGACGAAAACCGCAAGCGAAAACTGCAGGCGATCGAACTGGACATCGTTAATCACGCGATTCCGAACTATAAGCCCGAAGCGATCGGATGGGAGCGAGAGTGACATGAGAATGGGTAGCTTGTACTTTGCATCCGACAAAGCGATCTTTGATGCGCTCACGCAGCGAAGCCTGACGAGCGCAGAGCTCAGGAAAGTCTTCCTCTCTAGAGGGATCGTGATTTCCAATGAGTCGGACAAAAAATTCCTGGCCAATCGATTCAGTGCCCTGTTCCATGACTACTACGACTATCGGAACCTATCGCTCCTAGTGGGTGGCCGTGACAGTCGCGAGAAAACCACTAACGTGGTCGTCACGACGGCGGTGTCCAAAGACCAACTGACCGACGCTTTGACATCCGTTAAGGAATGGCTGGTGGACGACCAGCATGAGCAGGCTGAGGTGGCCGTCCACGGCGATCAGCTCAAGCTCACCGTCAAATACCAGAAGCTTGATCTGAGCCAGGCAGAGTTCCGCCAAGTCGTTGAGAAGACGGCGGAGGTGATCCTTGAGAAGCAGGGCAGTGCCTGGAAGATCACTGGCCCCATGAACGACAAGTTCAAGGACATCACCGATCAGTTGTACTCCCAGATCGAGATCGTCACTGACCAGGACGTGGCGACCCGAACTATTTCCCTTGAGGCGATCCCTGATGCCGGCATCAGGACGAATTTCCTTCGCGACTTGATCCGCAACCTTAAGGACATGGAGGTGGTAGATGTGGTCGATGTCTCCACGTTCAACCCTAAAGATCGAGAAGATGATGACCTGGATCTCAGTGACGAGGCGTTGGTGATTGAGGATTCTATCGAGATTGAGTCAGAAGATGAGGGCGAAGAGGGGGAGAATGTCGATCCTGAAGCCGAGTTGGCCAAGCCGCAGCCTGAGGCCAGTGCTCACAAGATCATCCGCATCGACAAGGCGTCCCTGAAGGGTAAGGGTGTCTTAGAGTCGAAGCAGTTGCGTGAACTGGAAGGCCACGGTTTTTATCTGTGGAAGATTCGATGGACAGCCCGCGAAAAGCTCGTAGGGTCAGAGATCGTTCAGTTCGAAGCTCAGTTTGGCAACCAGGCCAAGTATTGCGATTTCTCCTACATCGTCAAAGGTGTTTACAACTACAACAACGGTAAATACGCCAAAAACCTGGTGCGTGCCGAACTGGTGTTTGAGCAGAAGCTCAAAATTCGCTTGGAGGAAGCGGCGCAGAAGACCCTAGATGACATCGAAAGGAGTTTAATGGTATGAAGGTAAAGCGGCTGAAACTCTGGATTCTGACCGCTCGCATTGACTTTCAGGCCCTTGTGCATGGGCTTCGACAGCAGCCGTTCAACGACCAGAACCGGATCGGTGTTGAGGTTATTGAGATCCTGGATAGCAAGGCCACTTTTCGGTACCACGAGCAGCGGGATATAACTCAGTCGTTCACTAATCCCTTGGGCGAAACTGTCGAGTCGAGTTACTCGACGTTCATTAGCTTCGACATGGTGTTTGAAACGCTTGGGCTGGATCGGTACTCGATCTGCATGGGTTCACCGCCGAAGGATCTGAAACCGTTCGTGGAGCTTATTCGAGCTGCAACCGGGACGAACTTTGCCCTGGAGATCGTGAAGCCGGATATCTCATCGGTCTATCAGCAACTTAAGGCTGACAAGCGCTTCACCAGAGTCATGGCCAAGCGGATCGTTTCCGGAGCGGTGATGTTTGATATGGAAAGTAGCTATCGAGTCGATATTGCATCGACGGGAAACGCTATGACGAAGTTGTTGGAGATCACGAGGGGCCGCGTGGCGCCGATCGAAAAAATCAAAATCGTCTACACATATGACTCAAGACCTGTTCAGATTGAGCTCTCGCGCTCAGGTTCGATAGCAGTGTCGTGGGATGATGATGAGCATCTGCAGCTACTGACAGATCTCTTGATCCGGTAGATAGGCAGAGGCTACGAGAGGTCGAGCGGGATGTATGAGGTCTGTCTCGGCTGGGGGAGTCACAAAACCTGGCTTTGCCCATCACACCCCTGACTGCCAGTAACCAGAAAGGAGATGGTTTTATATTATCAAGTGTCTGCTATTGGCCGATGCTGTTGAAAAAGTCGGAGTTTCAAACTGGAAGACTTCGAGGTTGATCGTCTCTTCAGAACCTGTTTACCACGTTGCGTGGCTTTTCCGGTTCTGCGTTGATTGTTGCAGCTTGGCCAGCGGCTTGGAACCGGCTTTAATTTCGTCCGGAATCAAAACTTGGGACGAAAGTCCTGCCATGTACTTGGAACATGCAGATGTCAAAACTGAAGAAGAAGGCGGTACGGCTTGATCGCGTGAAGGTTAAACTCAAGCGCGAGCGCGAACAGAGACTAAGAAGTTACTACGCCCAAATCGGATCGATGCACAAAGATCCGGTCGTCATCAGCGTGAAGGCGGCAGTCGCATACTTCAAGTCGTTCATGACCATAGATCAATGGGCGCGTCGAAAGGCCGGTGTGATCGAGTATTTCTCAGGCATCACCAAAACCATGTTACAGGCGCCGACGAAGGATTCAGGTGAGCTTAATAATCGCATGGCCTACTTTGCCAAGTGGATTGACTGGTACGTCTATCTGGCAGATGTGTGTACGACCAAGGCGTTCGGCCATGATGAGGCACAATGGTCCCGAATTCTGCCTTTTTTCAAAAAAATTGGCGACTCACTGGATCTTCTAGCAGAGGTCAGGGGATCGGCCCAGCGTGTTAAAGAAATGCTTCACGGAAATGACAACAACGCTGATTCGGTTTTGTTTGAGCTCATAGTCGCCATTGCTTACGCTGAAAAGGGGTGGGAGGTTGAATTTATTCCCGAATGCAAAGGCAGTAAGACTCCAGATTTCAAGGCGGTACGATACGGAGAGACTGTGTTTGTCGAATGCAAGCGTTTGCAGAAAGTGACGGACTATTCTGAAGAGGAGCGCTCTGCGTGGTTAAAGCAATGGAAGGTGCTGGTTCCTGAAATGATTCAGATAGGCCATCCTGTAATTGCGTACGTAACATTCAAGACGGAAGTAGCGTCGCTGCGTCCCGATTTGGTTGCCGACTTGTTCAAGTCTGCCTTTGAGCGCAAGGTTGGATATGTGAGCAGTGATGACTGTGATTTGCGGTTGCGGCCAATAGATTTTCCAAGCCTGTGGAAGCATCTGTCAAAATACTCGGTCAAGTTTCCATCGGCCCAACTCAACGCGCTTCTTGATCCGTCATGGGCACCCCATGCATCGTACACAATGGTTATGAATGCGAAATTCAAGCTGATGCGTGAAGATAATTCAGTGCTCAATCGTTTCGTTGAAGAGATTGGCTCAGTCTATTGCGCGCGCTGGGAATGTGTAGCAGAAGCTTCGATCAACAAGAAATCACGTGACGTTCGTAGTCTGTTGACTAAGGCGGTCAGTCAAGCACCTGCTGACGCAAAAACGGTTGTCCATATTGCCTACGAAACATTGCACGGGCCTGAAGTGGAGTTCGTCAGAGATAACAAGATTCAAGGGCTTTTGCGCGAGTTTGATTATGGCGAGAAAGATATCGCGTGCGTGTTTTGTCATGCGATGCAACCTGCTGCATTTCCCCAAGGCATTGTTGAGATTGCAGAAACCGCTCGTTTCTTCAACCGATCGCTAAAAGCTGAGGACTTGTTGCCTGGCCACCAACTGCTTTTTGGGGGAGGGGAGGGTGTGAAAGTCACCTTTAACGATACACACTGGATGCAGGATGTGCGCAACGGGGCGATTCACGAAGTCTTTTGATCCTTGAATTAGGCTGGGCATAATTTCGTGTGCTGCGCGCTGTACAGCGAGCTTGGGTCAGGAGTGGGAATGTCACAGCGGCTATCGAGTGCTATTCACGCGCAGAGCGCTCAGCGTATGCCCAAGAGTAGTTACAGGTCGGGACAGGTTTGGTCCAATTTAAGTATCCACACAGCACGAAAAAGTGCGTGTTCCTAGCAAGGTGTTGATAGCCTCCACAGCTGTAACTCTGGCCAGTCTGTGCCATTCGACGGACTCATGTGGCGGGGGGCGTTGCCTGAAAGGCTCTGATTTTTCGCACGGGCCCTCGGCCCTGGTTCGGCCGAAAATCACTATAGTTTTGTCACAACGGATTTGTCCT
Proteins encoded:
- a CDS encoding sugar ABC transporter permease gives rise to the protein MNQVKQLFTRYKMLALVIAVAIIWLFFSWQTEGGFLTPRNLSNLLRQMSITGILACGMVLVIISGEIDLSVGSLLGLLGGLAAILDVIYHVPLLANLSIVVLFGLMIGIANGYMTAYLRIPSFIVGLGGMLAFRGILLGITGGTTIAPVSPELVYVGQGYLPHAVGTGLGIVLFALTLFLTWKQRRNRAFHGLAAHSLVRDILRVVLIGAVLAGFVHTLNSYDGIPVPVLLLLILLGVFSYVTSQTVFGRRVYSVGSNMEATRLSGINVQAVKLWIFGIMGVMCALAGMVNTARLAAGSPSAGSMGELDAIAACFIGGTSMRGGSGTVYGALLGALVITSLDNGMSMLDVDSYWQMIVKGSILVLAVWVDVSTRTGRR
- a CDS encoding pyridoxamine 5'-phosphate oxidase family protein; protein product: MDTDSSDYVTDLQALEKLYGPIARPSILKEVDHIHAAYRPFIESASFVILASSGPGGLDASPRGDQAGFVHIEDSKTLYLPDRRGNNRVDTLRNIVEDPRVALLFLVPGVGETLRVNGTAKISIHPPLLQRFAVNGQLPKSVLQITVTSVYFQCSRAVIRSGLWDATRHIERHRLPTAGQILKAVSADEIDGDAYDKALPGRIADTLY
- a CDS encoding tRNA (adenine(22)-N(1))-methyltransferase; amino-acid sequence: MNEQTLSMRLERVAAHVPAGARLADIGSDHAYLPVALMRRGVIASAVAGEVALTPFHAAQRTVRENDLEQSITVRQANGLAAIRPQDGITAISLCGMGGETIRDILDSGKAHLNGEERLILQPNGGEQPLRQWLMENDYRILSEEVLRENRFDYEIIIADRSGPVIYSARELFFGPLQMQARSPAFLLKWQRLLLKKQKTLSNFGRARQAVPEEKMQEINRQIGWITELLGV
- a CDS encoding aromatic alcohol reductase; amino-acid sequence: MHSHDSATTDTILVLGAGELGMAVLRELAARPAARVTVMLRPSALDATSEPKRQTLEALKALGIEVVSADAANDSEESLAALFSGFDTVVSCLGFAGGAGTQLKLTRAVLQSDVKRYVPWQFGVDYDVIGYGSPQTLFDEQLDVRQLLRGQSRVQWLIISTGMFTSFLFEPAFGVVDLDQNIVRALGSWDTAVTVTTPEDIGRLTASILFEPALANEVVFTAGDTLTYRQLADTVDQLLNRTVERVEWTVPALMADLAAAPDDSLRKYRAVFAQGKGVAWPKAHSYNANRQIDTLTVGQWIEQHLR
- a CDS encoding winged helix-turn-helix transcriptional regulator; the encoded protein is MSEDEVIRLSQATCDALSAEDDGLKREVLTHAGNRWSLGIVHTLGVEGKLRHAEIGRRLQGITQRMLTRSLRQLERDGLISRCDHGEVPPRVDYELTPLGRSFLVHMVPLWMWLLENAEGFRAARGRFDGGRGGNGLFVGEVVGQTATGIAFG